A portion of the Paenibacillus marchantiae genome contains these proteins:
- a CDS encoding GNAT family N-acetyltransferase → MLIQLKSRIHEPEVQELLSYSVFPDPDHLNRALQQYVNKDELHLDGYEDEGQLIGLIGYESTGTSEITIHHIAVLPENRFKNYGRGMISQVLAKYNPDRLIAETDVEAVEFYRNTGFVVYSLGELYPGVERFRCVLEKDEEQDED, encoded by the coding sequence GTGTTAATTCAATTGAAATCACGCATACATGAGCCGGAAGTGCAGGAGCTGTTGTCCTACTCGGTCTTTCCCGACCCGGATCACCTGAATCGTGCGTTACAACAGTATGTTAATAAGGACGAGCTGCATTTGGACGGTTATGAAGACGAAGGCCAGCTGATCGGTCTGATTGGATATGAAAGTACAGGAACGAGTGAGATCACTATTCATCACATCGCTGTCCTGCCTGAGAACCGTTTTAAAAATTATGGTCGTGGCATGATTTCACAGGTGCTGGCCAAATATAACCCCGACAGACTGATCGCTGAGACCGATGTGGAAGCGGTAGAGTTTTATCGAAATACGGGATTCGTAGTGTACAGCCTGGGTGAGCTGTATCCGGGTGTGGAGCGATTCCGCTGTGTATTAGAGAAGGACGAGGAGCAAGACGAAGACTAG
- a CDS encoding MarR family winged helix-turn-helix transcriptional regulator has protein sequence MNTPDARSLVNRYLDASFLVTKRFDTQIRERLGQTITTDQFCALRMIEEKPLCTPSDLAELLCVGKSSITALVNKLVDRDLVHRAGDERDRRVVYLTLTDNGREVYRETEQEIQQLLEPYLVHFKPEEVQNFIESFEKLAALLTHEGGQENE, from the coding sequence ATGAACACACCGGATGCTAGAAGTTTGGTTAACCGTTATTTGGATGCTTCTTTCCTGGTAACCAAACGGTTTGATACCCAGATACGTGAACGCCTGGGCCAAACCATTACCACAGATCAGTTCTGTGCACTTCGTATGATTGAGGAGAAACCGTTATGTACGCCTTCTGATCTGGCAGAGCTTTTGTGTGTAGGCAAGAGCAGTATCACTGCTCTGGTCAACAAGCTGGTGGATCGGGATCTGGTCCATCGGGCCGGGGATGAGCGTGACCGCAGAGTTGTTTATTTGACCCTGACGGACAATGGACGTGAAGTATACAGGGAAACGGAACAGGAAATACAGCAGCTTCTGGAGCCGTATTTGGTCCATTTCAAACCGGAAGAGGTTCAGAATTTCATTGAATCTTTTGAGAAGCTCGCAGCTTTGTTAACGCATGAAGGAGGACAGGAGAACGAATGA